From a region of the Listeria monocytogenes ATCC 19117 genome:
- a CDS encoding PTS sugar transporter subunit IIB, with the protein MKKILLVCAAGMSTSLLVTKMKAHATSIGEEIEIEALPVSEASSVVDKMDIVMLGPQVRYQKPQVDELVQGRIPVIVIDMKDYGMLNGKAVLEKAFAEIG; encoded by the coding sequence ATGAAAAAAATATTACTTGTATGTGCGGCCGGAATGTCGACAAGCTTACTCGTTACTAAAATGAAAGCGCACGCAACCTCTATTGGGGAAGAAATTGAAATCGAAGCATTACCAGTATCAGAAGCTAGCAGCGTTGTGGACAAAATGGATATCGTGATGCTTGGACCTCAAGTCCGTTACCAAAAACCGCAAGTAGATGAACTCGTACAGGGTCGCATTCCTGTTATTGTTATCGATATGAAAGATTATGGTATGTTAAACGGGAAAGCCGTTCTTGAAAAAGCTTTCGCGGAGATTGGTTAA